One Electrophorus electricus isolate fEleEle1 chromosome 10, fEleEle1.pri, whole genome shotgun sequence genomic region harbors:
- the xrcc2 gene encoding DNA repair protein XRCC2, whose translation MTSRVKMAESALQLLARVGERRSLKDIDPRIFPENGGPVQGDVVEFHGVEGSGKTETLYHLMSRCLLPVPSGGLGVDVVFVDTDYHFDMLRLVAVLEARVSGAGHEREAQEEEEVVVRSCLRRLSVVHCSSSTQLLLTLHYLEGSISARPDLSLLVVDSISAFYWVDRSSGGDSLARQEANLRKSVELLNRLRRDYGTVVFATTHAIMRNYASASSSAAGGSTNASDWRPGAGVTDFDKPYLCRIWQRSLTHRLLFSKSEQSSAVVGEPQVFSVACTAIRTKGVKRCAFHVTEGGVVFL comes from the exons ATGACAAGTCGCGTGAAGATGGCCGAAAGCGCTTTGCAG CTGTTAGCCAGAGTTGGGGAGCGGCGTTCATTAAAAGACATCGATCCGCGTATTTTCCCTGAGAACGGTGGTCCAGTTCAAG GCGACGTTGTCGAGTTTCACGGAGTTGAGGGCAGCGGTAAGACAGAGACCCTGTATCACCTAATGTCCCGCTGCCTTCTCCCCGTCCCCAGCGGAGGCTTGGGAGTGGATGTGGTCTTCGTAGACACAGACTACCACTTTGACATGCTCCGGCTGGTGGCCGTGCTGGAGGCCCGCGTGAGCGGTGCGGGCCATGAGCGTGAGgcgcaggaagaggaggaggtggtggtgcgCTCCTGCCTGCGCCGGCTCTCCGTGGTCCactgctccagctccacccaGCTCCTCCTCACCCTGCACTACCTGGAGGGCTCCATCAGCGCCCGGCCTGACCTCAGCCTTCTCGTAGTAGACAGCATCTCCGCCTTCTACTGGGTGGACCGTAGCAGCGGGGGCGACAGCCTGGCTCGGCAGGAGGCTAACCTGAGGAAAAGCGTCGAGCTCCTGAACAGGCTCCGCAGGGACTACGGCACTGTGGTCTTCGCCACCACGCACGCCATCATGAGGAATTACGCGTCTGCGTCTAGCTCGGCGGCTGGCGGCTCGACGAATGCCAGCGACTGGAGACCCGGAGCAGGTGTCACCGACTTCGACAAGCCTTATCTCTGCAGAATTTGGCAAAGGTCATTGACACACCGCCTTCTGTTCTCCAAAAGTGAACAAAGTTCTGCGGTGGTGGGAGAGCCGCAGGTTTTCTCAGTGGCATGCACCGCCATAAGAACAAAAGGTGTTAAAAGATGTGCGTTTCATGTAACAGAAGGaggtgttgtgtttctctga